A genomic region of Manihot esculenta cultivar AM560-2 chromosome 15, M.esculenta_v8, whole genome shotgun sequence contains the following coding sequences:
- the LOC110601801 gene encoding probable methyltransferase PMT20 gives MKYIDGKLGSQPDTMSRVVPMAIIFVVFCGFSFYLGGLYCSERNKIEVKDVAKEVSSPKESVVAPLQIKSVDFPECTSDDQDYIPCMDPRRWKKYGVQRLTFMERHCPPVIERKECLVPPPDGYKPPIKWPKSRDECWYRNVPYDWINKQKSNQNWLRKEGEKFQFPGGGTMFPRGVGDYVDLMEDLIPEMKDGTVRTAIDTGCGVASWGGNLLDRGILTLSLAPRDNHEAQVQFALERGIPAILGIIATQRLPFPSSSFDMAHCSRCLIPWTEYGGIYLLEVHRILRPGGFWVLSGPPVNYKRRWRGWNTTIEEQRSDYEKLEEFLTSMCFKLYNKKDDIAVWQKASDNDCYSKVAEPDAYPPKCDDSLEPDSAWYTPLRSCVLVPNPKLRTMALESIPKWPERLHVAPERISEVRGGSASTFKHDDSKWKVRAKHYKKLLPDIGSDKIRNVMDMNTVYGGFAAAVIDDPLWVMNVVSSYAVNTLPVVYDRGLIGTYHDWCEAFSTYPRTYDLLYLDGLFTTESHRCDMKYVLLEMDRILRPSGYALIRESSYFVDAIVTIAEGMRWRCSKEDTEYGVEKEKILICQKKLWYSSNQS, from the exons ATGAAGTATATAGATGGGAAACTGGGTTCTCAACCTGATACAATGTCCCGGGTTGTTCCTATGGcaataatatttgttgtattttgCGGGTTTTCCTTCTATCTTGGTGGACTTTACTGTTCTGAGAGGAACAAAATTGAAGTCAAGGATGTTGCAAAGGAAGTTTCATCTCCTAAGGAATCAGTGGTTGCTCCTCTCCAAATTAAATCAGTAGACTTCCCCGAATGCACCAGTGATGATCAAGACTACATTCCGTGCATGGATCCAAGG AGATGGAAGAAGTATGGTGTTCAGCGGCTTACCTTCATGGAACGTCACTGTCCTCCAGTAATTGAAAGGAAGGAATGTTTAGTTCCACCACCAGACGGTTATAAGCCACCAATTAAATGGCCAAAGAGCAGGGATGAATGTTGGTACAG GAATGTACCATATGATTGGATCAACAAGCAGAAATCTAATCAGAACTGGCTGAGGAAAGAGGGGGAGAAATTCCAATTTCCTGGTGGAGGTACTATGTTTCCTAGAGGAGTAGGTGACTATGTTGATCTGATGGAAGATCTAATCCCAGAAATGAAAGATGGAACTGTTCGCACTGCCATTGATACTGGGTGTGGG GTTGCCAGCTGGGGCGGTAATCTATTAGATAGGGGGATCCTAACTCTTTCTCTTGCTCCAAGAGACAATCATGAGGCTCAAGTCCAGTTTGCATTGGAGCGTGGAATTCCTGCAATCCTAGGAATCATTGCCACACAACGCCTTCCTTTCCCTTCTAGCTCATTTGATATGGCTCATTGCTCAAGATGCCTCATTCCTTGGACTGAATATG GTGGTATCTATCTTCTTGAAGTTCACCGCATACTCCGTCCTGGTGGATTCTGGGTCTTGTCTGGTCCTCCAGTTAACTATAAACGTCGTTGGCGAGGGTGGAACACCACAATTGAAGAGCAGAGATCAGATTATGAGAAGTTGGAAGAATTTCTAACTTCAATGTGCTTCAAACTTTACAACAAGAAGGATGACATTGCTGTGTGGCAGAAAGCTTCAGATAATGATTGCTACAGCAAGGTTGCTGAACCTGATGCATACCCTCCAAAATGTGATGACAGCCTTGAACCGGATTCTGCGTGGTACACTCCACTTCGTTCTTGTGTTCTTGTTCCTAACCCAAAACTTAGGACAATGGCTCTGGAATCCATCCCAAAATGGCCAGAGCGATTGCATGTTGCTCCTGAACGTATTTCTGAAGTTCGTGGTGGTAGTGCTAGCACTTTTAAACATGATGACAGCAAATGGAAGGTGCGAGCAAAGCACTACAAAAAGTTACTGCCAGATATTGGGTCTGACAAGATAAGAAATGTGATGGACATGAATAcagtttatggaggttttgcAGCAGCTGTGATTGATGATCCCTTGTGGGTTATGAATGTGGTCTCTTCTTATGCTGTCAACACCCTTCCTGTGGTTTATGACCGAGGCCTTATTGGAACATACCATGATTG GTGTGAAGCTTTCTCAACTTACCCTCGAACATACGACCTCCTTTACCTTGATGGTCTTTTTACTACAGAAAGCCACCG ATGTGATATGAAGTACGTGCTCTTAGAGATGGATCGGATCCTCCGACCCAGTGGTTATGCGCTAATAAGGGAATCCAGCTATTTTGTGGATGCCATTGTGACCATTGCCGAGGGAATGAGGTGGAGGTGTAGTAAAGAAGACACTGAATATGGTGTTGAGAAGGAGAAGATATTGATTTGCCAGAAAAAGCTTTGGTACTCTTCCAATCAGAGTTGA